One region of Triticum aestivum cultivar Chinese Spring chromosome 6B, IWGSC CS RefSeq v2.1, whole genome shotgun sequence genomic DNA includes:
- the LOC123136192 gene encoding ribosomal RNA small subunit methyltransferase H, which yields MATAARRLVPFHLRPPGARPLAAVAAAPHSRKRDAVSCKSTGKTRAKSKAKDSTMWRPQRRELEEHLKRRTRSAGAFDPGLYRRHSHSHHVPVLLGEVLAAFRRPLPLRSFVDCTLGAAGHSLAMMEAHPEMELHVGMDVDPSALEIGQRHIEAFLASRATEEGGEDALQGTLRAYTHVKNFKYIKHVLGGVDENLADGLSGVDGILIDLGMSSMQVNRSDRGFSVLNDGPLDMRMDPKATLTAEDILNSWPELEVGRILRDYGEENNWQSLQRRIVKERKTGGLHSTSELVKLIQRTCTISGGRQGWIKTATRVFQALRIAVNDELQTLEDALHSCFDCLAPDGRLAVISFHSLEDRIVKQTFLELIRGDEADDDDEDLACADIEDEDEPWFKQRVQGTNGTVLTKRPITPSQDEEKLNQRCRSAKLRVIQKA from the exons ATGGCGACGGCCGCGCGGCGCCTCGTCCCCTTCCACCTCCGGCCGCCCGGCGCGCGCCCGCTCGCCGCCGTTGCGGCGGCTCCCCACAGCCGCAAGCGCGATGCCGTCTCGTGCAAATCAACCGGCAAGACCAGGGCGAAGAGCAAGGCCAAGGACAGCACCATGTGGCGGCCGCAGCGGCGGGAGCTGGAGGAGCACCTCAAGCGGCGCACCCGCTCCGCCGGCGCCTTCGACCCCGGCCTATACCGCCGCCACTCCCACTCCCACCACGTCCCCGTCTTGCTCGGGGAGGTCCTCGCCGCGTTCCGCCGCCCGCTCCCGCTCCGCTCATTCGTCGACTGCACCCTAGGTGCCGCCGGCCACTCCCTCGCC ATGATGGAGGCGCACCCGGAGATGGAGCTGCACGTTGGCATGGACGTCGACCCCTCTGCGCTGGAGATTGGCCAGCGCCACATCGAGGCTTTCCTTGCTAGTAGGGCAACTGAGGAAGGAGGAGAAGATGCTCTGCAAGGGACACTGCGCGCCTATACTCACGTCAAGAATTTCAAGTACATCAAGCATGTTCTTGGTGGCGTCGACGAGAACCTGGCGGATGGCTTGTCTGGCGTTGATGGCATCCTCATCGATCTTGGCATGTCATCCATGCAG GTTAACAGGTCAGATAGGGGATTTAGTGTGCTCAATGATGGTCCACTTGACATGCGCATGGACCCTAAG GCAACTTTAACAGCAGAAGATATCTTGAACTCTTGGCCTGAGCTTGAAGTTGGGCGTATCCTCCGTGATTATGGGGAGGAAAACAATTGGCAATCCCTTCAGAGGCGAATTGTTAAAGAACGGAAAACAGGGGGTTTACACTCTACTAGCGAGCTTGTCAAACTTATCCAAAGAACGTGCACCATTTCAGGAG GACGGCAAGGCTGGATTAAAACTGCAACAAGGGTATTCCAAGCCCTTAGGATTGCAGTTAATGATGAGCTCCAAACTTTAGAAGACGCACTTCATTCGTGTTTTGACTGCCTAGCACCAGATGGCCGTCTTGCTGTAATCTCATTCCACAGCTTAGAGGACAGAATTGTGAAGCAGACATTCCTGGAGCTTATTCGTGGGGATGAAGCAGACGATGACGACGAAGACTTGGCTTGCGCTGACATTGAGGACGAAGATGAACCATGGTTCAAGCAGAGGGTGCAAGGGACTAACGGCACCGTCCTGACAAAAAGACCAATAACCCCTTCACAAGACGAAGAGAAACTAAATCAAAGGTGTAGAAGTGCAAAGCTCAGAGTTATTCAGAAGGCCTAA